The window ATCATGAGAATTGAGGAATCTATAAAAGTGTAACGTTGTAGGATATAGTTTTATAATTCTTTTTAAGCTCAAAAGAAGAGAAAAATTATTTTATGATTGAAAAACTAAACCATGTGGCGATTGTAGTTCCAGATCTTTGTAAAGCAAAGCTTGTTTACGAAGGTGCGTTGGGGGCTAAGGTAAGTGGTGTCAAATCATTACCCGAGCATGGTGTGTCTATACTTTTCGTGGATCTTGGTAATACAAAGATTGAACTTATGCACCCGCTTGGTGATGGTTCACCCATTTCTACATTCTTAGAGAAGAACCCAAATGGTAGTATTCATCATCTTTGTTTTGAGGTCCATAGTATAGATGAAGCATTAGAATTTTTGACCAAGAAAGGGCTTCGTGTTCTGGGAGATGGTATCCCCAAGATTGGGGCTCATGGAAAACCGGTTGTTTTCTTGCATCCTAGAGATTTTTTGGGGACTCTAATCGAGCTCGAGGAAATCTAATAACAGATATAATAAGGCATTCTAAGAATGAGTAATTTAACCACTCTTTTTACATTTTTCATTACTTGGTGGCTTGTTTTATTTACAACCTTGCCTTTTGGGGTAAAACGAGTCGAGAATCCTGAGGACCGCATGGAGGTGGGGGCACCAGAGAAGCCACAATTGTGGCTAAAGATGGGAATTACGACCGCTGTTAGCATAGTATTTACAGGAATTTTGCGTGTCTGCATGGATGCCGGCATAATTTCTCTCAAAGATTTGGCGCTTTTATAACTGGAGAGTTTTAGTGAGTAGTAGCGGGGTGAAATTTCAATGCGATTGACTAATTACTTTCTGCCAACTTTACGGGAGACACCAGCTGAGGCTCAGATAAACTCCCACCGCTTAATGCTACGAGCAGGCCTTATTCGCCAAGCTAGCGCAGGAATTTATTCTTGGCTGCCTATGGGTTATCGAGTGTTACAAAAGATATCTGAGATTGTTCGAGCGGAGCAAAATCGTGCTGGTGCTCATGAAATGCTGATGCCAACACTTCAACTTGCTGAATTATGGAAACGAAGTGGAAGGTATGAAGCTTATGGCCCAGAGATGCTCCGCATAAAGGATCGCAACAATCGAGATATGCTGTATGGCCCAACAAATGAAGAACAAATTACGGAAATAGTATCCGATTCCATTTCTAGTTATAAAGATTTACCCAAGACACTCTTTCATATCCAGTGGAAATTTAGGGATGAGGTTCGTCCGCGCTTTGGGGTAATGCGTGGGCGAGAATTTTTGATGAAGGATGGCTATTCATTTGACTTAAGTCCTAATTTGGCTCGAACGTCATATAATAAGATGTTTATCTCGTACCTTAGAACCTTTGCTCGAATGGGACTAAAGGCTATTCCAATGCGTGCGGATTCTGGTCCAATAGGCGGGAGTATGAGCCATGAATTTATAATATTAGCTGAGACTGGTGAAAGTAAGGTATTTTTTCATTCGGATTATTTGGGTTTTGATGTCTTAAAACAGGAGGTGGATTATACTTCTGACCTTTCACAAGATGTTGCACTCTGGACCAAGTTATACGCGGCTACCGATGAACAACATAATAGCATACTCTTTGACGAGCAGGTGCCTTCAGAGAACCAGCGCGAAGGTAGAGGTATAGAAGTGGGTCATATATTTTATTTTGGGAAGAAATATTCGGATTCAATGAAGGCACAGGTCCTGGACTCCAACGGGGATATGGTGGGGTTAGAAATGGGTTCCTATGGTATTGGTGTTTCTCGCTTAGTAGGGGCAATTATAGAAGCTAATCATGATGAAAATGGGATCATATGGCCGACGCCTGTGGCCCCATATAGAATAGGCATTATTAATTTGAAAGTAGGTTCTAAAGATTGTGATGAAATATGTGAAGAGTTATATGCCCGATTAAAGGAGTTAAAAATTGATGTGTTGTACGATGATAGGGATGCAAGAGCAGGAGCTAAATTTGTAAATATGGATTTAATTGGACTGCCTTTCCAAGTAATAGTTGGCCCAAAAAGTGCTAAAAATAAAATGGTAGAGGTGAAGATAAGAGCAACTAGTGAGCGCTTCGAGAGCGATCTGCCTGGTGCTCTATCCAAAGTTATTGACTAATCAAAAGGGCTTTACAGAGCTTGATAAGCGTAAAATATAGAACGGATGTTGCTAATGTTCAGAAGTTTTGAATTCTGGGTGGCGGCCCGTTATCTTAAATCTAGAAATGGTGATGGCTTTATTTCTTTAATCGCCTGGTTTTCGTTGATTGGTATTGCTCTTGGTGTAGCTACATTGATTATTGTTTTGTCGG of the Rhodospirillaceae bacterium genome contains:
- the mce gene encoding methylmalonyl-CoA epimerase, giving the protein MIEKLNHVAIVVPDLCKAKLVYEGALGAKVSGVKSLPEHGVSILFVDLGNTKIELMHPLGDGSPISTFLEKNPNGSIHHLCFEVHSIDEALEFLTKKGLRVLGDGIPKIGAHGKPVVFLHPRDFLGTLIELEEI
- a CDS encoding proline--tRNA ligase, coding for MRLTNYFLPTLRETPAEAQINSHRLMLRAGLIRQASAGIYSWLPMGYRVLQKISEIVRAEQNRAGAHEMLMPTLQLAELWKRSGRYEAYGPEMLRIKDRNNRDMLYGPTNEEQITEIVSDSISSYKDLPKTLFHIQWKFRDEVRPRFGVMRGREFLMKDGYSFDLSPNLARTSYNKMFISYLRTFARMGLKAIPMRADSGPIGGSMSHEFIILAETGESKVFFHSDYLGFDVLKQEVDYTSDLSQDVALWTKLYAATDEQHNSILFDEQVPSENQREGRGIEVGHIFYFGKKYSDSMKAQVLDSNGDMVGLEMGSYGIGVSRLVGAIIEANHDENGIIWPTPVAPYRIGIINLKVGSKDCDEICEELYARLKELKIDVLYDDRDARAGAKFVNMDLIGLPFQVIVGPKSAKNKMVEVKIRATSERFESDLPGALSKVID